In Flavobacterium sp. CS20, a single window of DNA contains:
- the egtB gene encoding ergothioneine biosynthesis protein EgtB codes for MTIHQRLNFFIKTRQHTEKICKPLKTEDYVVQTVVDVSPPKWHLGHTTWFFEEFVLKTHLNNYQIFHHDFAFVFNSYYESVGDKVMRTNRGNLSRPSVDKIYDYRKYVNKHMQQLLDSPIDDELWKVIEIGIHHEKQHQELLLTDIKYILGHNPLFPVYDETFKELKIETQNQNWIDIKEGLYEIGHNSDSFCYDNELGRHQVYLEDFKISNRLVTNAEYLEFIEDGGYDQVLLWHAEAWDWLQQNDIASPKYWHFIDGQWMRYSLSGLQKLNLKEPLSHISYYEAFAFAQWKAMRLPTEFEWEVAQAHFDWGQAWEWTESAYLPYPKYQKAEGALGEYNGKFMVNQKVLRGKSIATPPQHSRSSYRNFFHPQLRWQFNAVRLVKS; via the coding sequence ATGACAATTCATCAACGCCTAAATTTTTTCATAAAAACCCGACAACACACCGAAAAAATCTGTAAACCTTTAAAAACAGAAGATTACGTTGTGCAAACCGTCGTTGATGTCTCGCCACCAAAATGGCATCTCGGCCATACCACTTGGTTTTTTGAAGAGTTTGTTTTAAAAACTCATCTTAATAATTATCAAATATTTCACCACGATTTTGCCTTTGTTTTTAATTCTTACTACGAAAGTGTAGGCGATAAAGTGATGAGAACCAACCGTGGTAATCTTTCCAGACCAAGTGTTGATAAAATCTATGACTATCGTAAATATGTCAACAAACATATGCAGCAATTGCTCGATTCACCTATTGATGATGAGTTGTGGAAAGTTATAGAAATTGGCATTCATCACGAAAAACAACATCAAGAACTCTTACTGACCGATATTAAATATATCCTTGGTCATAACCCGTTGTTTCCTGTTTATGACGAAACATTTAAAGAATTAAAAATTGAAACACAAAACCAAAACTGGATTGACATCAAAGAAGGTTTGTATGAAATTGGTCATAATAGCGACAGTTTTTGTTATGATAATGAGTTGGGGCGACACCAAGTTTATCTTGAAGATTTTAAAATCAGTAATCGTTTGGTGACCAATGCAGAATATTTAGAATTTATTGAAGATGGTGGCTACGATCAAGTTTTGCTTTGGCATGCCGAAGCTTGGGACTGGCTTCAACAAAACGATATTGCATCTCCAAAATATTGGCATTTCATCGATGGACAATGGATGAGATACAGTTTATCTGGATTACAAAAACTTAATTTGAAAGAACCATTAAGCCATATTTCTTACTACGAAGCATTCGCCTTTGCACAATGGAAAGCTATGCGTTTACCAACTGAGTTTGAATGGGAAGTTGCCCAAGCTCACTTTGATTGGGGACAAGCTTGGGAATGGACAGAAAGTGCTTATCTGCCTTATCCTAAATACCAAAAAGCAGAAGGTGCTTTGGGCGAATATAATGGCAAATTTATGGTCAACCAAAAAGTGCTGAGAGGAAAATCTATTGCAACACCACCACAACATAGCAGGTCAAGCTATCGCAAT